The Mercurialis annua linkage group LG2, ddMerAnnu1.2, whole genome shotgun sequence genome contains a region encoding:
- the LOC126669211 gene encoding uncharacterized protein LOC126669211 isoform X1, whose amino-acid sequence MDNIIATHARNRRRFVLHEKRAAHKLKKHGELIGINAKKAGMVLQPSPIGKNRFVGNVEKTDASFKAKEARQKRSLVLKGKKDNKRKDHVHLVGTSATCLELSKTMEQLANPVVHRKRQKKNNNNMTGTLDKPWNFGRPTCICKYCGAILWFQERTLKSKIVKDPKFSLCCMEGRVQLPLLHDPPLFLKNLLNGVDRQKTKHYMQNIRMYNAMFSFTSMGGRIDCDINMKRGPFIFRLNGQNFHLIGSLAPTVGKKPSFAQLYIHDTENEIQNRVTHFKNKVNGTSVIDLEIVEGFKNMLDDNNVLVKSFRMARDIHSNDQITHVKLRLIRKRCRDGRLYNMPTASEVAALLIGDFSEENVERDIIVDHLKDGLQRITELHPCYMSLQYPNIFVYGEDGYRTDILHRSNEEFDKYRRKKLTMRQYYAFRLQSRKNEGMSLLKSGRLLQQFLVDAYMAIEEERFRWIRYNQPKLRCDLYSGLMDAVSRGDNDPKRIGKGIILPSSHTGSPRYRVQSYQDAMAICRWIGYPDLFITFTCNPKWPEIQYLLEECGIDDEDSKVMATCRVFEIKLQELMRELKHKQHFGRIAAVLYTVEFQKRGLPHAHILLFLHPDDKEPTPSHIDTMISAEIPDKFTDPDGYEAVENFMIHGPCGIANINCPCMVNGMCSKRFPKKYSEETMLDDEGFPIYRRRQTDVFVEKKGIRLDNQFVIPYNRNLIVKFQGHINVELCNHSRSIKYLFKYINKGPDRAAAVIETTSTNEKTTNGGDSITQDEIKSYLDCRYISATEACWRIFEFDMFYREPAVERLPFHLPGEQNVVFGECSTLDQVLNNPNICKTKLTEWMKANSLHEDARTLTYSEFPMKWVWHDKDKEWKRRKNGKCIGRIYFAHPSSGERYYLRMLLNVVKGPTSFSNIRKVNKTIYPTFKAACYALGLLDDDREWTDCLIEASNWASGDQLRQLFATILAHCEVVDVAELWSANFTILTEDTHYILKNKYRLEHLHLNEEQITNFALADIEKKLKQLGKSLSDFHGMPLPESSLLNEAKSSLIFEEMDYNTIEEEKLHRQYSSGLNTEQHKIYDIILDSVMTNKGRTIFVNGHGGTGKTFLWKAVIHKLRSESKIVLPVASCGIAAVLLAGGRTAHSRFHIPLDLHEDSSCDIKHGTQLADLLLKTDLIIWDEAPMANKHCFESLDRSLRDIFQTRFSGSADRPFGGLTIVLSGDFRQILPVVHKGQKSDIIKASITSSYLWESFEVFKLTQNMRLLTHDTDLSARKAILDFDEWLLSIGDGTTKDLEKDDFVTIPEDMTIFPEEDPIATIVNTIYPNLKFKCMDDNYFEDRAILCPKNEDVWAINDFILDFLPQNSTTYLSSDSICKASFGITDGDILYPTEFLNTLKFTGVPNHELKLKSGVPVMLLRNFNQSLGLCNGTRLIVTYMGKWFVQARVYSGKSKGVSVLIPRINMTPNESKWPFKLKRRQLPLAVCFAMTINKSQGQSFTQVGLFLPKQVFSHGQLYVALSRVTSRKGLKVFNFDDDVEEPSMVKNIVYKEIFTSISYSN is encoded by the exons ATGGACAACATCATTGCCACCCATGCTCGAAATAGAAGACGCTTTGTTTTACATGAAAAAAGAGCAGCTCACAAACTTAAAAAACATGGAGAATTAATTGGCATAAATGCAAAAAAAGCAG GAATGGTCCTGCAACCCAGCCCCATTGGAAAAAACCGATTTGTTGGAAACGTTGAAAAAACTGATGCGAGTTTTAAAGCTAAAGAAGCTCGACAGAAAAGGTCATTAGTTTTAAAGGGGAAAAAGGACAATAAGAGGAAAGATCATGTGCATTTAGTTGGCACAAGCGCTACTTGTCTAG AATTATCTAAAACCATGGAACAACTAGCCAATCCTGTGGTTCATCGGAAAAGacagaaaaaaaataataacaacaTGACAG GTACCCTTGATAAACCTTGGAATTTTGGCCGGCCTACCTGCATTTGCAAATATTGTGGAGCAATACTATGGTTTCAAGAGAGGACATTGAAAAGCAAAATCGTTAAAGATCCTAAGTTTTCTTTGTGTTGTATGGAAGGTCGCGTACAGCTGCCTCTATTGCACGATCCTCCTTTATTCTTGAAAAACTTGCTTAATGGCGTAGATCGACAAAAGACTAAACATTACATGCAAAATATTCGGATGTACAATGCTATGTTTTCTTTTACTTCCATGGGTGGCCGCATAGATTGTGACATTAACATGAAGCGTGGGCCTTTCATTTTTAGACTTAATGGACAGAATTTTCACTTAATTGGGTCATTAGCTCCAACAGTGGGTAAAAAACCGTCCTTTGCTCAATTATATATTCATGACACGGAGAATGAAATTCAAAATCGGGTAACCCATTTCAAAAACAAGGTCAATGGCACAAGCGTAATAGACTTAGAAATCGTGGAAGGTTTTAAAAACATGCTTGATGACAATAATGTGTTGGTTAAATCGTTTAGGATGGCTCGAGACATACATTCAAATGATCAAATAACACACGTGAAGTTACGACTGATAAGAAAACGGTGCAGGGATGGGAGACTGTACAACATGCCTACTGCTTCAGAAGTTGCAGCATTGTTAATCGGTGATTTCAGTGAGGAAAATGTTGAGAGAGACATCATAGTGGATCATCTAAAGGATGGACTGCAAAGAATTACAGAATTACATCCATGTTATATGTCTTTGCAATATCCAAATATCTTTGTGTATGGGGAGGATGGATACAGGACTGATATCTTGCATAGAAGTAATGAAGAGTTTGACAAGTATAGGAGGAAAAAATTAACAATGCGGCAATATTACGCTTTTCGCCTTCAGTCACGAAAAAATGAGGGGATGAGTCTTCTTAAATCAGGAAGGTTGCTACAACAATTTTTAGTCGATGCTTATATGGCTATCGAAGAAGAGCGTTTTCGGTGGATCAGATACAATCAACCAAAGCTAAGGTGTGACTTGTATTCTGGTCTTATGGATGCTGTTTCGCGAGGCGATAATGATCCTAAAAGAATTGGCAAAGGCATAATATTGCCATCAAGCCATACAGGTAGCCCTCGATATAGAGTCCAGAGTTACCAAGACGCAATGGCTATTTGTCGTTGGATAGGTTATCCTGATCTTTTCATTACTTTCACTTGCAATCCTAAATGGCCTGAAATTCAATATCTACTCGAAGAATGCGGCATTGACGATGAGGATAGTAAGGTCATGGCGACTTGTAGAGTTTTTGAAATCAAACTGCAAGAGCTCATGAGAGAACTAAAGCATAAGCAACATTTTGGGCGTATTGCTGCAG TTCTATACACCGTCGAATTCCAAAAGCGCGGTCTTCCCCATGCACACATTTTATTGTTCTTGCATCCAGATGACAAAGAACCTACCCCTTCCCATATTGACACAATGATATCAGCTGAAATACCAGATAAGTTCACTGATCCTGACGGATATGAAGCAGTTGAAAATTTCATGATACATGGTCCTTGTGGTATTGCAAATATCAATTGCCCATGCATGGTCAATGGAATGTGCAGCAAGCGTTTTCCTAAAAAATATTCAGAGGAAACTATGTTGGATGATGAAGGTTTTCCAATATATAGAAGGCGGCAAACAGATGTGTTCGTAGAAAAGAAAGGAATCAGATTAGATAATCAGTTTGTCATCCCATATAATAGAAACTTAATTGTGAAGTTCCAAGGGCACATCAATGTTGAGTTGTGCAACCACTCAAGGTCTATAAAATACTTGTTCAAGTATATAAATAAAGGACCCGACCGAGCTGCTGCCGTAATTGAAACAACTTCCAcaaatgaaaaaacaacaaacgGGGGAGACTCAATTACACAGGATGAAATTAAAAGCTATCTTGATTGCAG ataCATTTCAGCTACAGAAGCATGTTGGAGGATATTTGAATTTGATATGTTCTATAGAGAACCTGCAGTAGAAAGACTACCTTTTCACCTGCCTGGAGAACAAAATGTGGTATTTGGTGAATGTTCAACTCTTGATCAAGTTTTaaataatccaaatatttgcaaAACAAAGTTAACTGAATGGATGAAAGCAAATTCCTTGCATGAAGATGCAAGAACCTTGACATATAGTGAGTTCCCAATGAAATGGGTTTGGCATGATAAGGACAAAGAATGGAAACgaagaaaaaatggaaaatgcATAGGCAGAATTTACTTTGCCCATCCATCGAGTGGGGAGCGTTACTACCTTAGAATGTTACTTAATGTCGTTAAAGGGCCAACTTCTTTTTCTAATATCCGCAAAGTGAACAAGACGATCTATCCTACTTTCAAAGCAGCATGCTACGCTCTTGGTTTACTTGATGATGATAGAGAATGGACAGATTGTTTAATTGAAGCTTCAAACTGGGCAAGTGGGGATCAACTACGCCAATTATTTGCAACAATATTGGCACACTGCGAAGTAGTTGATGTCGCGGAATTATGGTCAGCCAACTTCACAATTCTAACAGAGGATACTCAttatatattgaaaaataagTATAGGCTGGAGCATTTGCACTTAAACGAAGAACAAATAACCAACTTTGCATTAGCCGATATTGAGAAAAAATTGAAGCAATTAGGGAAATCATTGTCTGATTTCCATGGAATGCCACTGCCAGAGAGTTCATTGCTAAACGAAGCAAAAAGTAGTTTGATTTTTGAAGAGATGGATTACAACACAATTGAAGAAGAAAAGTTGCACCGACAATATTCATCGGGTTTAAACACAGAGCAACACAAAATTTATGATATCATACTCGATTCGGTCATGACCAACAAAGGGAGAACCATTTTTGTAAATGGTCATGGGGGAACAGGTAAGACATTTTTATGGAAAGCTGTAATCCACAAATTGAGatctgagtctaaaatagtgTTGCCAGTTGCTTCATGTGGAATTGCAGCCGTGCTTTTGGCTGGTGGCCGAACAGCCCATTCAAGATTCCATATTCCTCTTGATTTACATGAAGATTCTAGCTGTGACATCAAACATGGAACTCAGCTAGCCGATTTACTCTTGAAAACTGATTTAATCATTTGGGATGAAGCACCAATGGCAAATAAACATTGTTTTGAATCCTTGGATCGAAGCCTTAGAGATATTTTTCAAACACGTTTCTCTGGCAGTGCAGACAGACCGTTTGGAGGCCTCACAATAGTTCTTAGTGGTGATTTTCGACAGATTCTACCAGTTGTGCATAAGGGACAAAAGTCAGACATAATTAAAGCTTCAATAACTTCATCATATTTATGGGAAAGCTTTGAAGTTTTCAAGTTAACACAAAACATGCGATTGCTAACCCATGACACAGATTTGAGTGCTCGTAAAGCCATTTTGGATTTTGACGAGTGGTTGCTTTCAATAGGGGATGGAACGACAAAAGATTTGGAGAAAGATGATTTTGTCACTATTCCCGAAGATATGACAATTTTTCCAGAAGAAGACCCTATTGCAACAATTGTGAATACAATCTATccaaatttaaagtttaaatgcATGGACGATAATTATTTTGAAGACAGGGCTATTTTGTGCCCCAAAAATGAAGATGTTTGGGCAATCAATGACTTCATTTTGGACTTCTTGCCGCAAAACTCAACAACTTACCTTAGTTCTGATTCCATATGCAAGGCATCTTTCGGTATAACAGATGGAGACATTCTTTATCCAACAGAATTTTTAAATACACTGAAATTTACTGGAGTCCCAAATCATGAGTTAAAACTGAAATCCGGTGTGCCTGTTATGCTTTTGAGGAATTTCAATCAATCATTAGGCCTTTGCAATGGAACTAGACTTATTGTCACCTACATGGGAAAATGGTTTGTGCAGGCAAGAGTGTATTCTGGGAAGAGCAAAGGTGTCTCTGTTCTGATTCCGCGCATCAACATGACTCCAAATGAATCAAAATGGCCATTCAAGTTGAAGCGAAGACAATTGCCCTTAGCTGTATGTTTTGCAATGACCATTAATAAAAGCCAAGGGCAATCATTCACACAAGTAGGTTTGTTCTTACCGAAACAAGTTTTTAGTCATGGCCAGCTTTATGTCGCATTATCTAGAGTTACATCTCGAAAAGGATTGAAGGTTTTCAACTTTGACGATGATGTTGAAGAACCATCTATGGTGAAGAATATTGTTTATAAAGAAATATTCACTTCTATCTCTTACTCAAATTAG
- the LOC126669211 gene encoding uncharacterized protein LOC126669211 isoform X2: MDNIIATHARNRRRFVLHEKRAAHKLKKHGELIGINAKKAGMVLQPSPIGKNRFVGNVEKTDASFKAKEARQKRSLVLKGKKDNKRKDHVHLVGTSATCLELSKTMEQLANPVVHRKRQKKNNNNMTGTLDKPWNFGRPTCICKYCGAILWFQERTLKSKIVKDPKFSLCCMEGRVQLPLLHDPPLFLKNLLNGVDRQKTKHYMQNIRMYNAMFSFTSMGGRIDCDINMKRGPFIFRLNGQNFHLIGSLAPTVGKKPSFAQLYIHDTENEIQNRVTHFKNKVNGTSVIDLEIVEGFKNMLDDNNVLVKSFRMARDIHSNDQITHVKLRLIRKRCRDGRLYNMPTASEVAALLIGDFSEENVERDIIVDHLKDGLQRITELHPCYMSLQYPNIFVYGEDGYRTDILHRSNEEFDKYRRKKLTMRQYYAFRLQSRKNEGMSLLKSGRLLQQFLVDAYMAIEEERFRWIRYNQPKLRCDLYSGLMDAVSRGDNDPKRIGKGIILPSSHTGSPRYRVQSYQDAMAICRWIGYPDLFITFTCNPKWPEIQYLLEECGIDDEDSKVMATCRVFEIKLQELMRELKHKQHFGRIAAVLYTVEFQKRGLPHAHILLFLHPDDKEPTPSHIDTMISAEIPDKFTDPDGYEAVENFMIHGPCGIANINCPCMVNGMCSKRFPKKYSEETMLDDEGFPIYRRRQTDVFVEKKGIRLDNQFVIPYNRNLIVKFQGHINVELCNHSRSIKYLFKYINKGPDRAAAVIETTSTNEKTTNGGDSITQDEIKSYLDCRYISATEACWRIFEFDMFYREPAVERLPFHLPGEQNVVFGECSTLDQVLNNPNICKTKLTEWMKANSLHEDARTLTYSEFPMKWVWHDKDKEWKRRKNGKCIGRIYFAHPSSGERYYLRMLLNVVKGPTSFSNIRKVNKTIYPTFKAACYALGLLDDDREWTDCLIEASNWASGDQLRQLFATILAHCEVVDVAELWSANFTILTEDTHYILKNKYRLEHLHLNEEQITNFALADIEKKLKQLGKSLSDFHGMPLPESSLLNEAKSSLIFEEMDYNTIEEEKLHRQYSSGLNTEQHKIYDIILDSVMTNKGRTIFVNGHGGTAVLLAGGRTAHSRFHIPLDLHEDSSCDIKHGTQLADLLLKTDLIIWDEAPMANKHCFESLDRSLRDIFQTRFSGSADRPFGGLTIVLSGDFRQILPVVHKGQKSDIIKASITSSYLWESFEVFKLTQNMRLLTHDTDLSARKAILDFDEWLLSIGDGTTKDLEKDDFVTIPEDMTIFPEEDPIATIVNTIYPNLKFKCMDDNYFEDRAILCPKNEDVWAINDFILDFLPQNSTTYLSSDSICKASFGITDGDILYPTEFLNTLKFTGVPNHELKLKSGVPVMLLRNFNQSLGLCNGTRLIVTYMGKWFVQARVYSGKSKGVSVLIPRINMTPNESKWPFKLKRRQLPLAVCFAMTINKSQGQSFTQVGLFLPKQVFSHGQLYVALSRVTSRKGLKVFNFDDDVEEPSMVKNIVYKEIFTSISYSN; this comes from the exons ATGGACAACATCATTGCCACCCATGCTCGAAATAGAAGACGCTTTGTTTTACATGAAAAAAGAGCAGCTCACAAACTTAAAAAACATGGAGAATTAATTGGCATAAATGCAAAAAAAGCAG GAATGGTCCTGCAACCCAGCCCCATTGGAAAAAACCGATTTGTTGGAAACGTTGAAAAAACTGATGCGAGTTTTAAAGCTAAAGAAGCTCGACAGAAAAGGTCATTAGTTTTAAAGGGGAAAAAGGACAATAAGAGGAAAGATCATGTGCATTTAGTTGGCACAAGCGCTACTTGTCTAG AATTATCTAAAACCATGGAACAACTAGCCAATCCTGTGGTTCATCGGAAAAGacagaaaaaaaataataacaacaTGACAG GTACCCTTGATAAACCTTGGAATTTTGGCCGGCCTACCTGCATTTGCAAATATTGTGGAGCAATACTATGGTTTCAAGAGAGGACATTGAAAAGCAAAATCGTTAAAGATCCTAAGTTTTCTTTGTGTTGTATGGAAGGTCGCGTACAGCTGCCTCTATTGCACGATCCTCCTTTATTCTTGAAAAACTTGCTTAATGGCGTAGATCGACAAAAGACTAAACATTACATGCAAAATATTCGGATGTACAATGCTATGTTTTCTTTTACTTCCATGGGTGGCCGCATAGATTGTGACATTAACATGAAGCGTGGGCCTTTCATTTTTAGACTTAATGGACAGAATTTTCACTTAATTGGGTCATTAGCTCCAACAGTGGGTAAAAAACCGTCCTTTGCTCAATTATATATTCATGACACGGAGAATGAAATTCAAAATCGGGTAACCCATTTCAAAAACAAGGTCAATGGCACAAGCGTAATAGACTTAGAAATCGTGGAAGGTTTTAAAAACATGCTTGATGACAATAATGTGTTGGTTAAATCGTTTAGGATGGCTCGAGACATACATTCAAATGATCAAATAACACACGTGAAGTTACGACTGATAAGAAAACGGTGCAGGGATGGGAGACTGTACAACATGCCTACTGCTTCAGAAGTTGCAGCATTGTTAATCGGTGATTTCAGTGAGGAAAATGTTGAGAGAGACATCATAGTGGATCATCTAAAGGATGGACTGCAAAGAATTACAGAATTACATCCATGTTATATGTCTTTGCAATATCCAAATATCTTTGTGTATGGGGAGGATGGATACAGGACTGATATCTTGCATAGAAGTAATGAAGAGTTTGACAAGTATAGGAGGAAAAAATTAACAATGCGGCAATATTACGCTTTTCGCCTTCAGTCACGAAAAAATGAGGGGATGAGTCTTCTTAAATCAGGAAGGTTGCTACAACAATTTTTAGTCGATGCTTATATGGCTATCGAAGAAGAGCGTTTTCGGTGGATCAGATACAATCAACCAAAGCTAAGGTGTGACTTGTATTCTGGTCTTATGGATGCTGTTTCGCGAGGCGATAATGATCCTAAAAGAATTGGCAAAGGCATAATATTGCCATCAAGCCATACAGGTAGCCCTCGATATAGAGTCCAGAGTTACCAAGACGCAATGGCTATTTGTCGTTGGATAGGTTATCCTGATCTTTTCATTACTTTCACTTGCAATCCTAAATGGCCTGAAATTCAATATCTACTCGAAGAATGCGGCATTGACGATGAGGATAGTAAGGTCATGGCGACTTGTAGAGTTTTTGAAATCAAACTGCAAGAGCTCATGAGAGAACTAAAGCATAAGCAACATTTTGGGCGTATTGCTGCAG TTCTATACACCGTCGAATTCCAAAAGCGCGGTCTTCCCCATGCACACATTTTATTGTTCTTGCATCCAGATGACAAAGAACCTACCCCTTCCCATATTGACACAATGATATCAGCTGAAATACCAGATAAGTTCACTGATCCTGACGGATATGAAGCAGTTGAAAATTTCATGATACATGGTCCTTGTGGTATTGCAAATATCAATTGCCCATGCATGGTCAATGGAATGTGCAGCAAGCGTTTTCCTAAAAAATATTCAGAGGAAACTATGTTGGATGATGAAGGTTTTCCAATATATAGAAGGCGGCAAACAGATGTGTTCGTAGAAAAGAAAGGAATCAGATTAGATAATCAGTTTGTCATCCCATATAATAGAAACTTAATTGTGAAGTTCCAAGGGCACATCAATGTTGAGTTGTGCAACCACTCAAGGTCTATAAAATACTTGTTCAAGTATATAAATAAAGGACCCGACCGAGCTGCTGCCGTAATTGAAACAACTTCCAcaaatgaaaaaacaacaaacgGGGGAGACTCAATTACACAGGATGAAATTAAAAGCTATCTTGATTGCAG ataCATTTCAGCTACAGAAGCATGTTGGAGGATATTTGAATTTGATATGTTCTATAGAGAACCTGCAGTAGAAAGACTACCTTTTCACCTGCCTGGAGAACAAAATGTGGTATTTGGTGAATGTTCAACTCTTGATCAAGTTTTaaataatccaaatatttgcaaAACAAAGTTAACTGAATGGATGAAAGCAAATTCCTTGCATGAAGATGCAAGAACCTTGACATATAGTGAGTTCCCAATGAAATGGGTTTGGCATGATAAGGACAAAGAATGGAAACgaagaaaaaatggaaaatgcATAGGCAGAATTTACTTTGCCCATCCATCGAGTGGGGAGCGTTACTACCTTAGAATGTTACTTAATGTCGTTAAAGGGCCAACTTCTTTTTCTAATATCCGCAAAGTGAACAAGACGATCTATCCTACTTTCAAAGCAGCATGCTACGCTCTTGGTTTACTTGATGATGATAGAGAATGGACAGATTGTTTAATTGAAGCTTCAAACTGGGCAAGTGGGGATCAACTACGCCAATTATTTGCAACAATATTGGCACACTGCGAAGTAGTTGATGTCGCGGAATTATGGTCAGCCAACTTCACAATTCTAACAGAGGATACTCAttatatattgaaaaataagTATAGGCTGGAGCATTTGCACTTAAACGAAGAACAAATAACCAACTTTGCATTAGCCGATATTGAGAAAAAATTGAAGCAATTAGGGAAATCATTGTCTGATTTCCATGGAATGCCACTGCCAGAGAGTTCATTGCTAAACGAAGCAAAAAGTAGTTTGATTTTTGAAGAGATGGATTACAACACAATTGAAGAAGAAAAGTTGCACCGACAATATTCATCGGGTTTAAACACAGAGCAACACAAAATTTATGATATCATACTCGATTCGGTCATGACCAACAAAGGGAGAACCATTTTTGTAAATGGTCATGGGGGAACAG CCGTGCTTTTGGCTGGTGGCCGAACAGCCCATTCAAGATTCCATATTCCTCTTGATTTACATGAAGATTCTAGCTGTGACATCAAACATGGAACTCAGCTAGCCGATTTACTCTTGAAAACTGATTTAATCATTTGGGATGAAGCACCAATGGCAAATAAACATTGTTTTGAATCCTTGGATCGAAGCCTTAGAGATATTTTTCAAACACGTTTCTCTGGCAGTGCAGACAGACCGTTTGGAGGCCTCACAATAGTTCTTAGTGGTGATTTTCGACAGATTCTACCAGTTGTGCATAAGGGACAAAAGTCAGACATAATTAAAGCTTCAATAACTTCATCATATTTATGGGAAAGCTTTGAAGTTTTCAAGTTAACACAAAACATGCGATTGCTAACCCATGACACAGATTTGAGTGCTCGTAAAGCCATTTTGGATTTTGACGAGTGGTTGCTTTCAATAGGGGATGGAACGACAAAAGATTTGGAGAAAGATGATTTTGTCACTATTCCCGAAGATATGACAATTTTTCCAGAAGAAGACCCTATTGCAACAATTGTGAATACAATCTATccaaatttaaagtttaaatgcATGGACGATAATTATTTTGAAGACAGGGCTATTTTGTGCCCCAAAAATGAAGATGTTTGGGCAATCAATGACTTCATTTTGGACTTCTTGCCGCAAAACTCAACAACTTACCTTAGTTCTGATTCCATATGCAAGGCATCTTTCGGTATAACAGATGGAGACATTCTTTATCCAACAGAATTTTTAAATACACTGAAATTTACTGGAGTCCCAAATCATGAGTTAAAACTGAAATCCGGTGTGCCTGTTATGCTTTTGAGGAATTTCAATCAATCATTAGGCCTTTGCAATGGAACTAGACTTATTGTCACCTACATGGGAAAATGGTTTGTGCAGGCAAGAGTGTATTCTGGGAAGAGCAAAGGTGTCTCTGTTCTGATTCCGCGCATCAACATGACTCCAAATGAATCAAAATGGCCATTCAAGTTGAAGCGAAGACAATTGCCCTTAGCTGTATGTTTTGCAATGACCATTAATAAAAGCCAAGGGCAATCATTCACACAAGTAGGTTTGTTCTTACCGAAACAAGTTTTTAGTCATGGCCAGCTTTATGTCGCATTATCTAGAGTTACATCTCGAAAAGGATTGAAGGTTTTCAACTTTGACGATGATGTTGAAGAACCATCTATGGTGAAGAATATTGTTTATAAAGAAATATTCACTTCTATCTCTTACTCAAATTAG
- the LOC126668559 gene encoding replication factor A protein 1-like: protein MKNIYLPKEEELCRVRIEKVRITFWGTIATNFDWDVVNSKSGPFIIVVTSTTIKKFMGQYSLSSTSATKIYVNLQIPEVDKIRCRMPQQEEIIKVTPTATASIIPIEEQMLANRKTIAEILQLQWQPKAQEHQYTVMATIDAINSTFGWHYTSCNSCNKKLAIEDGSQICNTCNKACAYPISRYKIHLQVSDITGTTSFVLFDKEAEHLLHVNATLLMQKQGFGNFEVPNLINNLCGKKFIFKIKVNDYNLKQGLENYSISKIFNPDHTANKDTDNYIERKDNIKKEKEDVIRVQDLRDNLNLEEHEEKMTDEQTTSVSIEESVTENATIQKQKKTPKRKLIKKEIETSHDVIKEDATSSEDDQTLQKFKEKATSKKNRRIKKVRKFSQTITDNSEEDK from the exons ATGAAGAATATCTACTTACCAAAAGAAGAGGAATTGTGTAGAGTAAG AATAGAGAAAGTTCGCATCACGTTTTGGGGAACAATAGCAACAAATTTTGATTGGGATGTAGTAAACAGCAAGTCGGGTCCTTTCATAATTGTAGTTACATCTACTACAATTAAAAAGTTTATGG GTCAATACTCCTTATCATCAACAAGTGCCACCAAAATATATGTCAATCTGCAAATTCCAGAGGTCGACAAAATAAGATGCAG AATGCCACAACAAGAAGAAATTATCAAAGTTACTCCTACAGCAACAGCTTCTATCATTCCAATTGAAGAACAAATGCTTGCTAATAGGAAAACAATAGCAGAAATTTTACAGCTACAATGGCAACCGAAAGCTCAG GAACATCAATATACTGTCATGGCAACAATTGATGCCATTAATTCAACATTTGGTTGGCATTATACTTCTTGCAATTCTTGCAATAAAAAACTAGCAATAGAAGATGGAAGTCAAATATGTAATACTTGCAACAAAGCATGTGCTTACCCCATCTCCAG GTACAAAATACATCTTCAAGTATCAGACATAACAGGAACTACAAGTTTTGTACTTTTCGATAAAGAAGCAGAACATTTACTACATGTCAATGCAACATTGCTAATGCAAAAACAAGGTTTCGGAAATTTTGAAGTACCAAATTTAATCAACAATTTGTGCGGAAAAAAGTTTATCTTCAAAATAAAGGTCAATGATTACAACCTCAAACAAGGTTTGGaaaattattcaatttcaaaaatattcaatcCAGACCACACAGCAAACAAGGACACCGACAATTACATTGAAAGAAAG GATaacattaaaaaagaaaaagaggatGTCATTAGGGTTCAAGATTTAAGGGATAATCTCAATTTGGAAGAACATGAAGAAAAAATGACGGATGAGCAGACAACAAGCGTATCAATAGAAGAAAGTGTCACAGAGAATGCTACAATCCAAAAACAAAAGAAGACACCAAAAAGAAAATTGatcaaaaaagaaattgaaacatcacat GATGTTATCAAAGAAGATGCAACAAGCTCAGAGGATgatcaaacattacaaaaattcAAGGAAAAAGCAACTTCCAAGAAAAACAGAAGAATCAAAAAAGTCAGGAAATTCTCCCAAACAATTACTGATAATAGTGAAGAAGACAAATAa